One Capricornis sumatraensis isolate serow.1 chromosome 8, serow.2, whole genome shotgun sequence genomic region harbors:
- the CCDC81 gene encoding coiled-coil domain-containing protein 81 isoform X1, whose product MLDTILPSLQDVGRHLLPTLPSLSQEEVSTIWGNVSEFVERQLSLHKGVQIPGLGTFTFMRQKLEVGNKKFFLIQRPVFIMAEKLVQIHGLKQNRVYTPGDIPIVPLNFVMISLEGPFSRDIVEGCVKETLLFLSRSISIKQNVEFTFKGIGVLMIKDSKVKMRFYKDFLCTMDGSGALAKALANRPDTVDSVLSSRENLGKRPNSVLAFPRIELKEMENKPPMETITEEDGQNGRRKDKLKDQSDKEEGIPEILSPKTAQDRPAVSTAKGTNVSLPNKLELNGSGGKNMNHESVSFPGGLKNDHALKPKISPGTSCKDHHRAGQEMCYICLQRAQQNSPLYYTEERRRREMEDERVIQEYLMLKDQETIFKEQMRSLASREQNQKNAAYNLGVAEAIRIHKNEKPEFYKSFLFDKRPLSPEINAFKQEEYSQSLLRQMDHRRKKDIKQRQNRELMDRLEQVQLTEELAAQRAKYIKDKMEETQCYKRALDAQIKNRCPQLPVFEPDSSKPIFGKNEGEMMLEKRKRDQNYMKHQMEAAANNKRRAILHQLVDQKRDLLMLQRTHKEHLADRNAERERVNRINQSLQDDWERSAVMKKHRDLEEKAFERASDKLFLLDQCEKYRRCKQCQRRTSNRGESNLWPLNKYMHSSRLFV is encoded by the exons AAGTTTCTACTATTTGGGGAAATGTGTCAGAATTTGTGGAACGGCAGCTGTCCTTACACAAG GGAGTTCAGATTCCCGGACTtggaactttcactttcatgagacaAAAGCTTGAGGTGGGAAACAAGAAGTTTTTCCTAATTCAGAGGCCGGTATTTATCATGGCAGAGAAGTTAGTACAGATCCATGGACTCAAACAAAACAGAGTATATACTCCTg GTGATATCCCAATAGTTCCACTTAATTTTGTCATGATATCCTTGGAGGGTCCATTTAGCAGAGATATAGTGGAAGGATGTGTGAAGGAGACGCTGCTTTTTTTGTCACGATCCATTTCCATCAAACAAAATGTGGAGTTTACATTCAAAGGAATTGGGGTACTCATGATCAAAGACAGCAAAGTCAAGATGAGATTCTATAAGGACTTCCTTTGTACAATGGATGGAAGTGGGGCTTTGGCAAAAGCCCTAGCAAAT AGGCCTGACACAGTGGACTCAGTGTTGTCTAGCAGAGAGAACTTGGGGAAGCGACCCAACAGCGTGCTTGCATTTCCAAG GATTGAGCTCAAGGAGATGGAGAACAAACCACCTATGGAGACCATTACAGAAGAAGATGGACAGAATGGACGGAGGAAGGACAAATTAAAAGACCAGTCAGACAAAGAAGAAGGTATCCCAG AGATTTTATCACCCAAGACAGCTCAAGATAGACCAGCTGTCTCTACTGCCAAAGGGACAAATGTCAGTTTGCCAAATAAACTGGAGCTGAATGGGAGTGGTGGGAAGAATATGAACCATGAAAG TGTATCATTTCCAGGTGGACTGAAAAATGATCATGCATTGAAGCCTAAAATTTCTCCAGGCACTTCTTGCAAGGACCATCATAGGGCAGGACAG GAAATGTGTTACATATGCTTGCAACGAGCACAGCAAAATTCCCCACTGTACTACAccgaggagaggaggaggagagagatggaAGATGAGCGAGTCATCCAGGAGTATCTCATGTTGAAAGACCAAGAGACTATCTTCAAAGAGCAG atgagAAGTCTGGCTAGTAGAGAACAGAATCAAAAGAATGCCGCCTATAATCTTGGAGTTGCTGAAGCTATAAGAATCCACAAGAATGAGAAACCTGAATTTTAT AAATCCTTCCTATTTGATAAACGGCCACTCAGTCCTGAGATTAATGCTTTTAAGCAAGAGGAGTATTCCCAAAGTCTCCTGAGACAAATGGATCACAGACGGAAAAAGGACATAAAGCAAAGGCAAAACAGAGAGCTGATGGACCGCCTGGAACAAGTGCAGCTCACAGAGGA ACTTGCTGCGCAAAGagccaaatatataaaagataagaTGGAAGAAACACAGTGTTACAAGAGAGCTCTGGATGCCCAG ATAAAGAACAGATGCCCTCAGCTGCCTGTGTTTGAGCCAGACTCTTCTAAGCCCATCTTTGGTAAGAATGAGGGTGAGATGATGCTGGAAAAGCGAAAGAGAGACCAGAATTACATGAAGCATCAGATGGAGGCCGCTGCTAACAACAAGAGGAGAGCCATCCTGCACCAGCTGGTGGACCAAAAACGGGATTTGCTGATGCTTCAGAGGACACACAAAGA GCACTTGGCAGACAGAAATGCTGAGCGTGAGCGAGTGAACAGAATCAACCAAAGCTTACAGGatgattgggaaaggagtgctgTCATGAAGAAGCATCGAGACTTGGAGGAGAAGGCTTTTGAGCG GGCCTCCGACAAGCTCTTCCTGCTGGACCAATGTGAGAAGTACCGGCGCTGCAAGCAGTGCCAGAGGCGCACCTCCAACAGGGGTGAGAGCAACCTGTGGCCCCTCAACAAGTACATGCACAGCTCCCGGTTGTTCGTATAA
- the CCDC81 gene encoding coiled-coil domain-containing protein 81 isoform X2 codes for MLDTILPSLQDVGRHLLPTLPSLSQEEVSTIWGNVSEFVERQLSLHKGVQIPGLGTFTFMRQKLEVGNKKFFLIQRPVFIMAEKLVQIHGLKQNRRPDTVDSVLSSRENLGKRPNSVLAFPRIELKEMENKPPMETITEEDGQNGRRKDKLKDQSDKEEGIPEILSPKTAQDRPAVSTAKGTNVSLPNKLELNGSGGKNMNHESVSFPGGLKNDHALKPKISPGTSCKDHHRAGQEMCYICLQRAQQNSPLYYTEERRRREMEDERVIQEYLMLKDQETIFKEQMRSLASREQNQKNAAYNLGVAEAIRIHKNEKPEFYKSFLFDKRPLSPEINAFKQEEYSQSLLRQMDHRRKKDIKQRQNRELMDRLEQVQLTEELAAQRAKYIKDKMEETQCYKRALDAQIKNRCPQLPVFEPDSSKPIFGKNEGEMMLEKRKRDQNYMKHQMEAAANNKRRAILHQLVDQKRDLLMLQRTHKEHLADRNAERERVNRINQSLQDDWERSAVMKKHRDLEEKAFERASDKLFLLDQCEKYRRCKQCQRRTSNRGESNLWPLNKYMHSSRLFV; via the exons AAGTTTCTACTATTTGGGGAAATGTGTCAGAATTTGTGGAACGGCAGCTGTCCTTACACAAG GGAGTTCAGATTCCCGGACTtggaactttcactttcatgagacaAAAGCTTGAGGTGGGAAACAAGAAGTTTTTCCTAATTCAGAGGCCGGTATTTATCATGGCAGAGAAGTTAGTACAGATCCATGGACTCAAACAAAACAGA AGGCCTGACACAGTGGACTCAGTGTTGTCTAGCAGAGAGAACTTGGGGAAGCGACCCAACAGCGTGCTTGCATTTCCAAG GATTGAGCTCAAGGAGATGGAGAACAAACCACCTATGGAGACCATTACAGAAGAAGATGGACAGAATGGACGGAGGAAGGACAAATTAAAAGACCAGTCAGACAAAGAAGAAGGTATCCCAG AGATTTTATCACCCAAGACAGCTCAAGATAGACCAGCTGTCTCTACTGCCAAAGGGACAAATGTCAGTTTGCCAAATAAACTGGAGCTGAATGGGAGTGGTGGGAAGAATATGAACCATGAAAG TGTATCATTTCCAGGTGGACTGAAAAATGATCATGCATTGAAGCCTAAAATTTCTCCAGGCACTTCTTGCAAGGACCATCATAGGGCAGGACAG GAAATGTGTTACATATGCTTGCAACGAGCACAGCAAAATTCCCCACTGTACTACAccgaggagaggaggaggagagagatggaAGATGAGCGAGTCATCCAGGAGTATCTCATGTTGAAAGACCAAGAGACTATCTTCAAAGAGCAG atgagAAGTCTGGCTAGTAGAGAACAGAATCAAAAGAATGCCGCCTATAATCTTGGAGTTGCTGAAGCTATAAGAATCCACAAGAATGAGAAACCTGAATTTTAT AAATCCTTCCTATTTGATAAACGGCCACTCAGTCCTGAGATTAATGCTTTTAAGCAAGAGGAGTATTCCCAAAGTCTCCTGAGACAAATGGATCACAGACGGAAAAAGGACATAAAGCAAAGGCAAAACAGAGAGCTGATGGACCGCCTGGAACAAGTGCAGCTCACAGAGGA ACTTGCTGCGCAAAGagccaaatatataaaagataagaTGGAAGAAACACAGTGTTACAAGAGAGCTCTGGATGCCCAG ATAAAGAACAGATGCCCTCAGCTGCCTGTGTTTGAGCCAGACTCTTCTAAGCCCATCTTTGGTAAGAATGAGGGTGAGATGATGCTGGAAAAGCGAAAGAGAGACCAGAATTACATGAAGCATCAGATGGAGGCCGCTGCTAACAACAAGAGGAGAGCCATCCTGCACCAGCTGGTGGACCAAAAACGGGATTTGCTGATGCTTCAGAGGACACACAAAGA GCACTTGGCAGACAGAAATGCTGAGCGTGAGCGAGTGAACAGAATCAACCAAAGCTTACAGGatgattgggaaaggagtgctgTCATGAAGAAGCATCGAGACTTGGAGGAGAAGGCTTTTGAGCG GGCCTCCGACAAGCTCTTCCTGCTGGACCAATGTGAGAAGTACCGGCGCTGCAAGCAGTGCCAGAGGCGCACCTCCAACAGGGGTGAGAGCAACCTGTGGCCCCTCAACAAGTACATGCACAGCTCCCGGTTGTTCGTATAA